GCACTGCTCGGGGCCATGGCCCTGGGCGTGCCCATCGCGTTCTCGCTGCTGGTCTCGGGCGTGGCCCTGATGTGGCACCTGAACATGTTCGATCCGCAGATCCTGGCGCAGAACGTGATCGAGGGCGCCAACAGCTTCCCGCTGCTGGCCGTGCCCTTCTTCATGCTCGCGGGCGAGATCATGAACGCGGGCGGCCTGTCGCGGCGCATCGTGAACCTGGCCATCACGCTCGTGGGCCACGTGCGCGGCGGCCTGGGCTACGTGGGCATCATGGCCGCGGTGATGATGGCCGCGCTCTCGGGCTCGGCCGTGGCCGACGCGGCCGCGCTGTCGGCGCTGCTGCTGCCCATGATGAAGCGCGCCGGCTACAACCCCGCGCGCTCGGCCGGCCTGCTGTCGGCGGCGTCCATCCTCGCGCCCATCATTCCGCCCAGCATCGGCTTCGTGATCTTCGGCGTCGCGGCCAACGTGTCGATCTCGCGCCTGTTCATGGCCGGCATCGCGCCGGGCATCATGCTGGGCGCGGCGCTGTGGCTCACCTGGTGGTGGCTGGTGCGCCACGACAAGATCGAGGCCACGCCGCGCGCCAGCCTGGCCGAGGTGCGCGCCGCGCTCAAGGACGCGCTGCTGGCGCTGGGCCTGCCGGTGATCGTGGTGGTGGGGCTGAAGTTCGGCGTGTTCACGCCCACCGAGGCCGCCGTGGTGGCCGCCGTGTACGCGCTGATCATTTCGCTGTTCGTCTACCGCGAGCTCAAGATTCCGCAACTGGGCGAGGTCTTCCTCAGCGCGGCGCAGACCACCGCGGTCGTGATGTTCCTGGTGGCTGCCGCCATGGTCTCGGCCTGGATGATCACCGTGGCCAACCTGCCCGGCGAGCTCATCGCGCTGCTGCAGCCGCTGCTCGACAGCCCCACGCTGCTGCTGATCGCGATCATGGTCATCACCATGCTGGTGGGCACGGCCATGGACATGACGCCCACCATCCTGATCCTCACGCCGGTGTTCATGCCGCTGGTGAAGGCGGCGGGCATCGATCCGGTGTACTTCGGCGTGCTGTTCATGATCAACAACGCCATCGGCCTCATCACCCCGCCCGTGGGCACGGTGCTCAGCACCGTGGCCGGCGTGGGCAAGGTGAGCATGGACGCGGTCACCAAGGGTGTTTGGCCCTTCATGGCGGTGCAGTTCGCGCTCATGTTCCTGTTCGTGCTGTTCCCCTCGCTCATCACCGTGCCCGCCCGCTGGTTCTACGGCTGAACCGGCCATCACCGACCACCCCTGGAGACGACCCATGAAACGCCACTTCCTCAAGACCACGATCGCCGCGCTGGCCCTGGCCGCCATCGGCCTGGCCGGCAGCGCGCACGCGCAGAGCCGCAACATCAAGTTCGTGAACCA
This is a stretch of genomic DNA from Hydrogenophaga crocea. It encodes these proteins:
- a CDS encoding TRAP transporter large permease subunit, which gives rise to MTITIFLVALLGAMALGVPIAFSLLVSGVALMWHLNMFDPQILAQNVIEGANSFPLLAVPFFMLAGEIMNAGGLSRRIVNLAITLVGHVRGGLGYVGIMAAVMMAALSGSAVADAAALSALLLPMMKRAGYNPARSAGLLSAASILAPIIPPSIGFVIFGVAANVSISRLFMAGIAPGIMLGAALWLTWWWLVRHDKIEATPRASLAEVRAALKDALLALGLPVIVVVGLKFGVFTPTEAAVVAAVYALIISLFVYRELKIPQLGEVFLSAAQTTAVVMFLVAAAMVSAWMITVANLPGELIALLQPLLDSPTLLLIAIMVITMLVGTAMDMTPTILILTPVFMPLVKAAGIDPVYFGVLFMINNAIGLITPPVGTVLSTVAGVGKVSMDAVTKGVWPFMAVQFALMFLFVLFPSLITVPARWFYG